A DNA window from Zingiber officinale cultivar Zhangliang chromosome 3A, Zo_v1.1, whole genome shotgun sequence contains the following coding sequences:
- the LOC122050513 gene encoding probable NOT transcription complex subunit VIP2 codes for MGVVPSGGVQQPGGSIPSGWFSSNNLLVALSQMPHGSGVTNRGGINVVGNHAFSSSNINGVTGSITGISSSSASGNRSSVPSLGVSPVLGNVGPRLTSSVGDIVGSEW; via the exons ATGGGTGTTGTACCATCAGGTGGTGTTCAGCAACCAGGAGGAAGCATTCCTAGTGGATGGTTCTCATCAAACAATCTTTTGGTTGCATTATCTCAG ATGCCTCATGGCTCTGGTGTCACAAATAGAGGGGGTATTAATGTTGTTGGAAATCATGCTTTTAGTAGTAGTAATATTAATGGAGTCACTGGGTCAATAACCGGTATTTCCTCAAGTTCAGCTTCTGGGAATCGTAGTTCTGTTCCTAGTTTGGGAGTTTCTCCAGTATTGGGTAATGTAGGGCCAAGACTTACAAGCTCTGTAGGCGACATTGTTGGCAGTGAGTGGTAA